The DNA region CAAAGAAATCTAACGCATAACTATTGGCTCAGGCGGGGCAGTGATCTATGGAATACCTTTTGGAACTCGCGACAAGTCCGGCAGCCTGGATTGCCTTGGCGACGTTGGTGGTGATGGAAGTGGTGTTGGGTATCGATAACCTGATCTTTATCTCGATCATTACCAACAAGCTCCCGGAAAATCAGCGGGAAAAAGCCCGCAAACTGGGTATCGGCATGGCGCTGGTCATGCGCCTGGGCCTGCTCAGCACCGTAGCTTATATCGTGCAACTGACTGAGCCTGTGTTCGAAGTGTTTGGTCAGGCGTTCTCATGGAAAGACATGATCCTGATCGCTGGTGGTCTGTTCCTGGTCTGGAAAGCGACCACGGAAATTCACCACAGCATGGACGTCAAGACTGACGAAGAGAAAGCCCTGGGTTCGGTGGTGGCGCTGAGCATGAGCGCAGCTATCGTGCAGATCCTGATGCTGGACCTGGTGTTCTCCATCGACAGTATCATCACTGCCGTGGGCATGACCGAGCACTTGCCGATCATGATCATCGCTGTGGTAAGTGCAGTGGTAGTAATGCTGGTCGCTGCCAACCCGCTGGCCAAGTTCATCAACGACAACCCTA from Pseudomonas syringae includes:
- a CDS encoding TerC family protein, encoding MEYLLELATSPAAWIALATLVVMEVVLGIDNLIFISIITNKLPENQREKARKLGIGMALVMRLGLLSTVAYIVQLTEPVFEVFGQAFSWKDMILIAGGLFLVWKATTEIHHSMDVKTDEEKALGSVVALSMSAAIVQILMLDLVFSIDSIITAVGMTEHLPIMIIAVVSAVVVMLVAANPLAKFINDNPTVVMLALGFLIMIGMTLIAEGFGAHVPKGYIYAAMTFSAAIEGLNMLVRRARRRKAAAAKLSTN